Part of the Flavobacterium alkalisoli genome is shown below.
TCATACCACGGGTATTTGTTATTTCAACCCATTGTATGGCATCAATATAAATGCCCAGGTACCAGGCGTCAACATCATTGGGGTGTACTCCGGCCAGTAAGGCGAAATTCCCTGTGATCATCAACCTCTGGATGTGGTGGGCATACGCATAATCCAACGATTGCTTTATGGATTGTTTCAGACAGTTCATTTTAGTTTCACCTGTCCAATACCAACCGGGTAGGGGATTTTTATGACTGAAAAAGTTTACTTTTTCAAATTCCGGCATTTTAAGCCAGTAGACCCCCCTCATGTATTCCCTCCAGCCGATTATCTGCCTGATAAAGCCTTCGGTCTGGTTTAAGGATATCGTATCAGGATTGTCTCTCCAGGTCTTTACCACAGCCTGTGTTACTTCCTGAGGGGATATCATTTTCGAATTGAGCGAGAAAGAGAGCCTGGAGTGATAAAGGGACCACTGTGAGGATTGCATGGCATCCTGAAATGTACCAAAAAACATGAGGCAGTTATCGGTAAAATGCTTAAGCAGCTCCAGCGATTGCTCCCGGTTAACTGGCCAGACCAGTTGTTCAGGGTTTATTCTGCCTATGGTCTTTATTTTCGCTTTTGTGATTCTGCTGTGTTGATCAGTAACGTCATTATGGAAAACATAGGGAGGTATTGCGTTGTGACTTTTAGGTATTTTTTTCG
Proteins encoded:
- a CDS encoding cryptochrome/photolyase family protein; the protein is MISPQEVTQAVVKTWRDNPDTISLNQTEGFIRQIIGWREYMRGVYWLKMPEFEKVNFFSHKNPLPGWYWTGETKMNCLKQSIKQSLDYAYAHHIQRLMITGNFALLAGVHPNDVDAWYLGIYIDAIQWVEITNTRGMSQYADGGAIATKPYTASANYIHKMSNYCDGCSYNYKEKTSENACPFNSLYWNFHDRNRAQLGNNPRLAMGYRLWDKMAPKEKAAILEKADCYLNQIESL